In the genome of Carya illinoinensis cultivar Pawnee chromosome 13, C.illinoinensisPawnee_v1, whole genome shotgun sequence, the window GAAATGTACCTCGACATAGAAGAAGACTTGGAGGGTAGCACCGTTGTCCCGGATGATGAGGTACGGGTTGATGCTCCAAGATCTGGGATGGAATTCGAGAGTGTAAAAGAGCTTTTGGGGTACTATAAGAAATATGCTAAGCAAGAGGGATTCGGTGTAAGGACACAGAGGACGAAGAGAGATGATGATGGTCGGCCTGTGTATGTCACAGTTGGTTGTGCTCGTGGAGGAAAATACCAACCGAAGCACAAGGATATATCTAAGCCACGGCCAACAACTAAGACGGATTGCAAGGCGAAGGTAAATGCCACtttgaaacaaaatgaaaaatggcTTGTCACCACTGTTGAGAATACACACAACCATATCACTGTGAGCCCCAAGAAGACTAGACTCTTAAGATCACACAAGGTTCTAGATGAATATAGTCAAAGAATTCTTGAGTTAAATGACAGAGCCGGTATCCGAATGAATAAGAATTATTATTCTCTAGTAGTTGATGCGGGGGGGTTTGAAAACCTAGAATTTCAAGAGAAAGATTGTCGGAATTTCATTGATAAGTCTAGACATTTAAGGTTGGGAAAAGGAGGTGGTGAAGCACTCAGGGTTTATTTCCAAAGAATGAGACAGAAGAATGATGGTTTCGTTTATGACATCGACGTTGATGATGAGGGACGGCTAAGAAATGTTTTTTGGGCCGATGCACGTTGTCGAGCATCTTATGAGTGTTTCGGGGACGTTGTGACATTCGACACAACGTACCTAACAAATCGATACGGAATGCCTTTTGCTCCATTTATCGGTGTTAATCATCATGGCCAATCCATATTACTAGGGGCAGGTTTGTTGTCAAGTGAGGACACACACACCTTCATTTGGTTGTTTAGAATGTGGTTGGACTGCATGAACGGTCGAGCGCCGAAGGCGATCATAACGGACCAAGACCGGGCAATGAAGAACGCAATTGCCCTTGTATTTCCGGGAACCCGCCATAGATATTGTCTATGGCATATAATGCGCAAACTTCCCGAGAAGTTAGGTTCTCACTCCCATTTCAGCTCAGGGTTGAAATCCTCCATTCAGGCTGCTTTGTATGATTCACATACCTCCACGGAATTTGAGGAGAGATGGGGTCAACTACTTGATATGTATGATTTAAGAGAGAATAATTGGCTCAAGTCCTTATACGAGGAAAGGACCTTTTGGGTTCCAGTTTATTTGAAAGACGTATTTTGGGCTGGTATGAGTACGACCCAACGTTCAGAaagcatgaatgctttttttgacgGGTATGTCCATTCTGGAACGACGTTGAAGGAATTTGTCGACCAATTCGATAATGCTCTCAGGAAAAAGGTAGAGGTGGAGACCACGGCTGATTTCAACTCTATTAACCAAACGATCCCTTGTGTGTCCCCTTTCAACTTTGAGAAGCAGTTTCAGAAAGTATACACAGCAACAAAGTTTAAAGAGTTCCAAAAAGAGTTGATGGGCTTAATGTGTTGTAATTGCACAATGGTCTCCCAGCAGGGGTGCATTTCAACCTTCGATATTTTGGATGAAATAGCTTTTGATGACTGCACAAAAATAGTCCACTACACAGTTTATTATAATGAAGAGGAGTGCGAATTGAAATGCACATGTGCTCTATTTGAGATGAGGGGAATTTTATGTAGGCATGCACTTAGAGTTTGTCAGTTTAAGAGGATTAGTGTGTTGCCAGAAAGATATGTCTTGGATCGATGGAGAAAGGACGAGAAACGGAGATATACATTGATCCCAAGTAGTTATGATGACTGTCGGGCTAGTGGAGATGCACGGAGGTATGAGATGGTGGTTAAACGATGCATGAAACTAGCAACAAAAATATCCCCAAGTTCTGAGCGTGTGAATGCTTTCCTGCGGTATGTCGATGACTTTGATTCGAAAtgtgatgatgaagatgtacGTCGATGCAACAATTCTGAATCAACCGTGGTCGGCCACAGCAGTTTAACGGATAAGGGAAAGAAGCTATTAAGCCCCCATGTGGTCCGAGGGAAAGGGAGACCCCCAATTAAGAGAAAGGTTCCGCCATTGGAGAAGTtggcaacaaagagaaaacgGAAAACGGTATCTATTTTAACATATTAAACATTTCAGCTAAAGTttatattaactttaagaaaGTAATGAACGTTCCAGTTTAATTTTTGTCCTTTATGAATGGTTAGACTTGCAGGCTGATATTTGAGAATGAAACAACATTCTTGAACAGCCCGGCATCTCAGCTAGATGAGGGAGTTGAACGTGATGCGGGAGTTGGTGATATGGGAACACAAAACAGTGTTCTCACACAAGGGCTGCCATTGGGGAATGATGAGGTGTTATACACATTGTTCTACCTCTCACACTTTCTGTTAAATGCATTTTGGTCGATGACTGAGTTAAtctagttggttggttgtttatttattGAAAGGTAAACTTGATactgtatattaatttttttttccagatgGGTGACcatttttgatgtggtctaaTGCTGGAGTCATCATGGATAATATATGTGCTCTATTTTGGATGGGTGACTGTTGTGTTGATTTTTCAGATGCATGACCAAGTGGAAAATGTTGTGTAATTATGGACGGAGTTTTTGGAACATTTCTATTAACCACTTGTGATGAACAATAATTTATAGTGCAGTGGGGTATGAAAAGGGGCCGATGGTTAACAAAGCTTTTGGAGATATGTAACAGGTGTGAGTTCTCTATACTTTGGGCTTGTTTTACAGatttgcaacatttttttttttctttttgcatttttGGGCCTTACTTCTAAATCTAGGCAGTGGTGTTGAGCTGCAGGGGTGGCAGTATGAAGAGTAGGTTGCTATGGAAAATATAGGTGGTACAAAGTTGAAGGTTTGATATCCTTGAACCTCAACCTTTTTTGTAGACGTTGAAgatttcatgaaacaaatttataagttgtttaagttttgtatttttgtttattccatcctttacttatcaaaaaaaagttttgtatttttgtatttttgtctatttattcattaacaATCTGCTTTGTATATGAGCAGAACTACTTGGGATCATTTTGTTGATCTTCAACTCAGGAGGGAGATATGTCTTGGTTAGGCGGCTTTAAGATGCACGGCAACATATGTAGGCGACAACTTTCTGGATCCATGCATTTGTTTTTTGGGCAGAAGAGTAGCACTGAATTGATTTTTGGGAAACACAAAGTCACCCATCTACGTGATTATGAATTTTATAGAACAAATTTAATGATCCGAATGTATTTAACTTTCTGTTGGCTTATACGTATGACTTGGATGTAATACATTTAAGTTTGATTCTAATGTATGCAAGTCACGGTAGTGCTATATTCCCGAGAAGTtattcttcttcaaattccagAAATACATCAACTGTCCTAACTAACTCAAACCAAGGGGACCATATTTCATGGATGGTGGTTAGGTGGCTGGAAACTTACATAGGCATATAAACCTGTGTCATGATTAGCCAAACAGTTTCAACCAATTTCTGGATGCTACTCAATAGCAGAATCTGAATGGATACGAAGTTGAAACATATATTCATTAATTAAAGAGCTAAATAATTATACAAGGtggctggaaatttcccttgcTTGTACATCATAACCAAAACTATTACATACACAAATTACATGTCGGGAACAAGCACAAAATGAAAAGTTTCCATACATGACAGTCAACTTCCAATTTATCCAAACCAAGCTATAATTATTACAGCTGTAAGAATCCAATACAAACACAATAATGTTCTATTAGATTTTTTcaggcttctctctctctcgtttacTTTCTCCTCCCTTTTCTGCACTTGGCACTCTCGCAGCAAGACCTCATCCCACATAGTCCAAACTTTAGTCTCTCTACTCCGAATGTTTTGATCTAGCAAAAGATATATATCCGTCCACACGAAGAATTCACATCGTGCATCGCCCTGCAACCAGTTCAAACTCCCAATTATTAACACGAATAGGCTGGaagcatgaatattttaagatattatgACTAAGGATTAGCTGCTTTACCGTATCATATTTTGGGCAAGCAAAAAATTTTCTCAACGGATTAGACTTAGTGCGGGATGTCTTTAGTTGTGTTTTCAAGCCACACCAACAAGTTGGTGATTCCATCACAAAATCAccaaatgaagatgatgattggGATGATGCCATGCCACCTTCAAAAAATCGAATGACAAGTACAAACACAAGAGTCTATCTAATTGTGATAATCCAGTACACGGTAATAGAGCCTAATGAATGACTGCTGAAGAAAGATGCAGAAAATCACTAGCAAAACCAAATAAACAGACTTGAACCCCTGCACAAATACAGTCTATCCAGTTCATTCTTCATGAACAACAAAACAGTAAGCATGTCCATTAGAATACGCACCACTTGGCATGCCAATACAAACAGGCCTTTGGATCAAATATGTCAGATATTTTCCTTATCAACTAAACTTAACCAACAACATCAGGTTGAAAACAGATAAACTAACTAAAAGCAAACACCCAATACACATTTGGGCAATCCatatttgatacaagctatgcaCATTTAATGAGTATCACTTTcatgtattataaatatttcatgaaaCGCTTAAATTATTTACATGATTCATCACATGCAGCAGGTGTGAGCCATTCCAATTATTAGCAAAGTTTTTTCATGATTCATCACATTATTCtcggttttattttgttttatgcaCAACCAAAACTATTGAGTTCTGTAATTTATTTTGGTACTTTTTTCCACTACACAGATCAAACTAATAATCAtcgaaaaattataatatagcaCTACCATAACTAGATACAATGATCTAATAAAAAAGAGTCTTAAGGAAAAAGCAGAGTACCAGAAAAATTATCCCTCTTTTGTTCGACTTCAAAATGTAAATGATAATGTTTGTGAAACCGAGCTCGTCAAGCAGAAAATAAGGTTTGCAATGTGTTTGCCCTAGGTCTTTCGAAACCCATCTCTTTCGAAACCAGTTTCTAtccaaacccatctcttccGAAACCCATCTCTTCCGAAACCCATCTCTATCGAAACCCATCTCTATCGAAACCCATCTCTTTCGAAACCCATCTCTTTCGAAACCCATCTCACAATACTCAACAAAACAAATTTCTCAGTAAATTATTTGATAATCATTTGAAAGGAAAACTAGGTACAACATTTACCTATGCGACTGAGCAAGCGCCGGTGAAACAAATATGACAGAGGCAGGTGATGCGACGCGACGAACCAGCTCGTATTTTGCAGGACAGATTCGAATGGGGGTGGGTTTTCTGGGCGACGCGGGGGTTAGGGGTCGGGATGGGAGAGAGGATTGGGATGGGGGGGAAGAGGGTTTGCTCGTGGGGGGGTGGGGATGATTCGGAGAGGAGTAGTTACAACGTTTCTTCAGATTCGAATGGGGGTGGGTTTGCCCTAGCGAGGGGATATGGGTGGGGGGTGGGTCGTGGGTGGGGAGGGGAGGATTCGGAGAGGGGAGGATTCGGAGACGAGATGAGAGAAGGAGGGGGAAGTTTGAAATCCTCGAATTATGATCCTCTGACGTTCTGTTTTTCAGGGACATAAATGTCATTTTACTACACACCACGTAAGGTGTGCTCCGGCTGAAGCCAAATAGTGGCTGACGCTCAGAATTATTCTAAGAACTTGGAGGGTTCCTAATTCCATATACGGTTCTGCTCCTTCTGAAGCTTCATTTttcattacttattttttaaaattttgtgactttcaaaattacaaattatgtgtgaaatttaaaaataaaaataaaggaaaaaacagTATAGGTTCTTTTTCAGGGCAAGAATAATTCATCAAGGATAGTTTTTAGGGCTAGCCCAGCCCGCTCACGGATTCATCAATCTCAATTCGTTACTCCGGAGTCCTTAATTACGTTTCGATATTTAAAATGACAAATATTCTAActataaatgattatataaagataattttacaaactgatataatataaaatgattcgtcaaattataaagttatttttattataaaatagatataatagaTTACGTGAAACCATATcaatttgtgaaattatttttatataatctctttgtggctGTAACAGtactcatttaaaatattttagtatatctgtaaatagtaataaaataatttaatttataatattttattggatgttagaaaatgagagaaaaaaaagttgaataaaaaattatgaagttaaaaattacttaaatataattttttaatataatttttattttaaaattcgaaaacatagtattattttttttatttagtttgagagttttgaaaaattataataattagatgaaaaaatttaaattttaaaagtgtTGTATTTGGGTGATTTTTGGGATAAAACTATATGAAAATGTCTTAAAATAATTGGGTTGCAAACTAACCCTTAAttatttggttttctttttcacaTAATTGGTGAGGAGGATTCCTAGCATAATTTGCCATATTTAATTCAAGAGAAAACTTTAGAAATGGTCAGGCTTCTAATGACCCAGGAGCAACCCACCAATAAATAACTGACACCTAGGCTTTCCACCACAATTATCTTGTGGTTGCACTACATCTAATTATTGTGTATTTTATAAACATGTAAGCCCTCCGACACATAGGCTTTCGCACCCTTCGCACCCCCCTCTCTACCCCTTTGCACGGCTAGAGCTCGCACCCCCCACGATACCCACCTCACGCATGGCTTCGTCTCCTCTCGCGACACAAAAGCTCTCGCATGGCACCCCTCTCTCACACAGCTCTAGATAGCTTCCATAGAATCATGCTCCTTAGTTCTAGAACACaaaaatctattatatattttgggtTACAGATTTCATTTCCTTCTAATTACATTTTGTATcgattttcatctcattataaTACCGATTGAGTACTGTGAATGGTAAAAATTACCTGAGCAACACCAAGGTTACCAATGTCAACCATGAAAAATCGTTAGTTGCCGATTGGGGTGGTGCGACAGTGGTGCATAATCCGTGTGGTTGGCAGTGGTGCGAAATATGTGTGGGTGAGATGGTGCTCAATCCATGAGGGTCAGTGGTCTGAAAAAACTAAGCCAGGCAATGGATGGTTAGCATCAGACTGAGATGGTGGCAGTGGAACTGAGTTTGGTCTTGGGCAGCACTGCAAAGAGACGGAAGATAAGGGCGTCAATGAAGACAAAAAGAGGGGCAAAGAGCTTAAAGCCTATTTATATGCGGGTGGTTAGAATCGTTTATGTGTGGTGAAGCCTATTTCTCTAATTGTGTTTTTCCTTACGTGGCAACCACTAAATTGAGGGCTGCTCTTGGACGTTTATTAGCCCGACTGTTGCAAAGCGTTTCGCTTAATTCAAAGGTGGTAGGGCACTCAAATCTTACCACTCACCCATCTTTTAGATAATTCATCCGTCTCATAACTATAAGGCAAGTAAATAATATGCATTTTTTAGCACAAGATGCTAGTCTACTCACTCAGTTATAGCTCAAAGTTACCAATCAACGTGGCATGACATGTCAAAAGCAAAACACAAACGGAGAAAGAAGACCTAACCTAATCCGTTCCCCTCCCTCTCTTCCTCTAGTCACCAAACACCCTATCGCCTCCCAAACACATTCCTTAACCTCAAGTCATTGTTTACGTCCATCTCATagtaaaaatatagatttttctATGCATTTTTCAAAAGTAGTTACGAAGAGTTTTAGGCTTTTAGCACATCCAACCCTGAGACAAAGTTGTAATACTTTGTCAATATAGCTTCTACACTCCTCCCCAGTGGCACAAACAACTAGAGATTGAAAATTCTTTATCATACATATTCATGTCTcatcatttatttcaaatttcttagCCATATGAGCATCTACCTTTTTAAAACATCTTAAATGTCTTGCTTTTCTTGGAATACAGACATGTGTGTTCCAATATTACACTAGCCAAGGTAAATCCGCcttcatcatttaaaataacattaatgCTAGGCTTACACCCTATCCTTCCCACTATTTGTTGTGCCTTGTCCACATACTAATGTAAACCATTTAATCTTCTCATCACCTCCTTGTTTAAAATTCCTTCTATGCACCCCAAACCCCTTATGCTTAGCAAACTTCATATAGTAAGACtaaatttcttcttcagatGAAAATGACATTCCAACCTTAGGTTCTTCAATGGTTCATCCTTATCTGGTCCGTCATCAACTCATACTTCATCATACTCATTATCCAATAACTCGGAAGTCATTGCAACTCGACTTTGGAGAACCTACACTCAATATCTGTCAATATTATAACtcaattagcatataatttctCCAAGCAAATagataagaaattaaaatactacAAACATTAAGCCCACAAATATTAACAAGAACATATAatgttttcttcattttacATGTAAAAAAGGCATTCTATCACTCTCAGCCCCTACAACTCAACAACTTATCACTATGAATATAACATTCTCAATTAATATAAAGCTTCCAAATAAGACTACTGCAATAAAGTAATCACATATTAACCTCCGAAAGAAAGATTCAGAAATAAGAAACAAAGCTCACGGTCAAATTCACAACAGAA includes:
- the LOC122291130 gene encoding protein FAR1-RELATED SEQUENCE 5-like, which gives rise to MQYPSSGNPYASLQESPECPEFSENVGCTFDDAADEMYLDIEEDLEGSTVVPDDEVRVDAPRSGMEFESVKELLGYYKKYAKQEGFGVRTQRTKRDDDGRPVYVTVGCARGGKYQPKHKDISKPRPTTKTDCKAKVNATLKQNEKWLVTTVENTHNHITVSPKKTRLLRSHKVLDEYSQRILELNDRAGIRMNKNYYSLVVDAGGFENLEFQEKDCRNFIDKSRHLRLGKGGGEALRVYFQRMRQKNDGFVYDIDVDDEGRLRNVFWADARCRASYECFGDVVTFDTTYLTNRYGMPFAPFIGVNHHGQSILLGAGLLSSEDTHTFIWLFRMWLDCMNGRAPKAIITDQDRAMKNAIALVFPGTRHRYCLWHIMRKLPEKLGSHSHFSSGLKSSIQAALYDSHTSTEFEERWGQLLDMYDLRENNWLKSLYEERTFWVPVYLKDVFWAGKR
- the LOC122291929 gene encoding protein FAR-RED IMPAIRED RESPONSE 1-like isoform X1; this encodes MGLMCCNCTMVSQQGCISTFDILDEIAFDDCTKIVHYTVYYNEEECELKCTCALFEMRGILCRHALRVCQFKRISVLPERYVLDRWRKDEKRRYTLIPSSYDDCRASGDARRYEMVVKRCMKLATKISPSSERVNAFLRYVDDFDSKCDDEDVRRCNNSESTVVGHSSLTDKGKKLLSPHVVRGKGRPPIKRKVPPLEKLATKRKRKTTCRLIFENETTFLNSPASQLDEGVERDAGVGDMGTQNSVLTQGLPLGNDEVLYTLFYLSHFLLNAFWSMTELI
- the LOC122291929 gene encoding protein FAR-RED IMPAIRED RESPONSE 1-like isoform X2, yielding MGLMCCNCTMVSQQGCISTFDILDEIAFDDCTKIVHYTVYYNEEECELKCTCALFEMRGILCRHALRVCQFKRISVLPERYVLDRWRKDEKRRYTLIPSSYDDCRASGDARRYEMVVKRCMKLATKISPSSERVNAFLRYVDDFDSKCDDEDVRRCNNSESTVVGHSSLTDKGKKLLSPHVVRGKGRPPIKRKVPPLEKLATKRKRKTTCRLIFENETTFLNSPASQLDEGVERDAGVGDMGTQNSVLTQGLPLGNDEMGDHF